The Vanessa tameamea isolate UH-Manoa-2023 chromosome 2, ilVanTame1 primary haplotype, whole genome shotgun sequence genome has a segment encoding these proteins:
- the LOC113394696 gene encoding acanthoscurrin-2-like encodes MKLCLALFVVLAAAAVTLAVENGPLMNLLDPAKSRELNEVETQNNRPKRFLLGAGALGAGVAGIAGLGAVGLGAGLIGAKAGLIGGALAGSALHGRSLGGGYGGGYGGYYGGGYGYGGGYGHGRYGGHGGYPYGGYGGYGHGYRTYYPTTYYVSDPWC; translated from the exons ATGAAACTGTGTCTGGCTCTCTTCGTTGTGCTGGCGGCCGCGGCGGTCACCTTGGCCGTGGAGAATGGCCCGCTGATGAATTTACTCGATCCAGCCAAATCTCGTGAATTGAATGAAGTTGAAACTCAGAACAACAGACCAAAAAGATTCCTCTTAG gaGCTGGAGCTCTCGGGGCTGGAGTCGCTGGAATAGCCGGTCTCGGTGCAGTTGGTCTTGGAGCTGGTCTGATTGGTGCCAAGGCTGGATTAATCGGAGGTGCCTTAGCTGGCAGTGCCCTTCACGGCAGGAGTTTGGGCGGCGGTTACGGAGGCGGCTACGGTGGATATTATGGCGGCGGATACGGATATGGCGGTGGTTATGGACACGGCAGATACGGCGGACACGGTGGATATCCTTACGGAGGATACGGAGGCTACGGCCACGGATAcag GACCTACTACCCCACGACATACTACGTATCCGACCCCTGGTGCTGA